A genomic window from Flavobacterium azooxidireducens includes:
- a CDS encoding T9SS type B sorting domain-containing protein translates to MNQLKIITAFLLLISSSITYAQLGFCTGSKGEPIFTENFGNGTNYGPALPAGTTNYNFVVGAPNDGSYTLFYRTNLYSTWHYSLDHTPDATNGVNGKALVVNASANTTGDFYRRVVTGLCVNTTFEFSAWVMNVYNPGSGFCGASEIPINVRFEIWNDTETVLLGSGNTGNIMGTASPIWLQYALVFTTGSETSVVLKMKNNGLGGCGNDLAIDDIEFRACGELTTVTSPPLTGGSFQLCSNDTPVSLTFQASTTGVSPHFYQWQSSSNGTTWTDIPGANLPSYTASISTPTFFRAKAAQDIANLNNSFCSTVSNVFTVSFLNSPAAPISNGNVEICGSDPFLPLSVSTNSTSGVNWYDAPTGGNLLQSNSTTFTPTAAGTYYAETYDYTTNCLSSARIPVTLTIVPSATATISATTPICSGNTTVVSFNGTPNADVTYKIDGGTDQLITLDGSGSASITTPVLNSNTTYTLISVASPISASCNQTLSGSVTITVNQPPTATISGDTSLCVGATGTIQFIGTPNATVYYNVNSGPNQSIVLNTIGERTVAISNITTNTVVTITEVRTLGTNGCSQSLNQSITFTIVQLPTATISVNPTAVCEGDTVVLTFTGTTNSQVTYTENGGANQTVNIGSSGTATVTTSSITSATTFQLVRAELVQSPFCFQSISGTATVTINPTPTATFTGDLTYCSGETTAISLSSNLAGTTYAWTVTQNGTTGATAGSGDQINQLLTATTDGTATYIVTPSFNGCAGSPITIEVDVYAIPNPTLSDGAICLLSGNTSAQPYVLDTGLNDSDYSFEWYFEDVLIPNANDSTYEAFQIGEYAVVATNLVSGCVSPLVTAMVSQSVLGDSLVIEQSEAFSENPTITVTVVGGQGPFYYQLDDFGFQTSNVFMNVAPGFHTITVVDDSLCTNLTGTATIINYPKFFTPNGDGYNDTWNISGVDGTSIIYIFDRYGKLLKQISPLGTGWDGTHNGQPVFSSDYWFIINYPENGIPKTFKSHFSLKR, encoded by the coding sequence ATGAATCAATTAAAAATAATAACTGCTTTTTTACTTCTAATTTCCTCATCAATAACTTATGCACAATTAGGTTTTTGTACGGGAAGTAAAGGCGAACCTATTTTTACCGAAAATTTTGGAAACGGAACAAATTATGGTCCTGCTTTACCAGCCGGAACAACAAATTATAATTTTGTGGTAGGTGCTCCTAACGACGGAAGTTATACACTTTTTTACAGAACTAACCTTTACTCTACTTGGCATTATTCGTTGGATCATACTCCAGATGCCACAAACGGAGTTAATGGAAAAGCACTTGTAGTAAATGCAAGTGCTAACACGACAGGAGATTTTTACAGACGTGTTGTTACCGGATTATGTGTGAACACTACATTTGAGTTTTCGGCTTGGGTGATGAATGTTTATAATCCCGGTTCGGGTTTTTGTGGAGCAAGTGAAATTCCTATTAATGTTCGGTTTGAAATATGGAATGATACAGAAACAGTTTTATTAGGCTCAGGTAACACTGGTAATATCATGGGAACAGCATCTCCCATTTGGTTGCAATATGCTCTTGTTTTTACCACAGGAAGTGAAACCTCGGTGGTTTTAAAAATGAAAAACAATGGATTAGGAGGTTGCGGAAATGATTTAGCGATTGACGACATTGAATTTAGAGCTTGTGGTGAATTAACAACCGTAACGAGTCCGCCACTTACGGGAGGATCTTTTCAGTTGTGCTCCAATGATACTCCTGTTTCATTAACTTTTCAAGCATCAACCACCGGAGTTTCGCCTCATTTTTATCAATGGCAATCCAGTAGCAACGGCACAACTTGGACAGATATTCCGGGTGCAAATTTACCATCCTATACAGCTTCTATTTCTACACCAACTTTTTTTAGAGCCAAGGCTGCACAAGATATTGCCAATTTGAATAATAGTTTTTGCTCTACGGTTTCCAATGTTTTTACAGTTTCGTTTTTAAATTCTCCTGCCGCTCCAATCAGTAATGGAAATGTGGAAATCTGTGGAAGCGACCCTTTTCTGCCCCTTTCAGTTTCTACCAATTCAACTTCCGGAGTAAATTGGTATGATGCACCAACCGGTGGAAACTTATTACAATCTAATTCCACAACTTTTACACCCACTGCAGCAGGAACTTATTATGCAGAAACCTATGATTATACTACAAATTGTTTGAGCTCTGCACGAATTCCAGTAACACTAACAATTGTTCCATCGGCCACAGCAACAATTTCAGCCACAACACCAATATGTTCCGGAAATACTACGGTCGTTTCTTTTAATGGAACTCCCAATGCTGATGTAACCTATAAAATTGATGGTGGAACAGACCAATTGATTACCTTAGATGGAAGTGGATCTGCAAGCATTACAACACCGGTTTTAAACTCAAATACAACATATACTTTGATAAGTGTTGCTTCGCCAATTTCTGCCAGTTGTAATCAAACTCTTTCAGGATCAGTTACAATTACTGTTAATCAACCACCAACTGCCACTATTTCTGGTGACACATCGCTTTGTGTGGGTGCAACCGGAACAATACAATTTATTGGAACCCCAAACGCAACAGTTTATTACAACGTGAACAGTGGCCCCAATCAATCCATTGTTTTAAATACCATCGGAGAAAGAACTGTTGCGATTTCCAATATCACAACCAACACAGTAGTTACAATTACTGAAGTAAGAACATTAGGTACAAATGGATGTTCGCAATCGTTGAACCAATCTATAACGTTTACGATTGTTCAGTTGCCTACTGCTACTATTTCGGTTAACCCAACAGCAGTATGCGAAGGAGATACAGTGGTGCTAACATTTACAGGAACAACCAATTCGCAAGTGACTTATACTGAAAATGGTGGTGCTAATCAAACTGTAAATATTGGTTCAAGTGGAACAGCGACTGTTACAACATCGTCAATTACTTCCGCCACCACATTTCAATTGGTTAGAGCAGAATTAGTGCAAAGTCCGTTTTGTTTTCAGTCTATTTCGGGAACAGCTACAGTTACCATTAATCCAACACCTACCGCAACTTTTACGGGTGATTTAACGTATTGCTCTGGTGAAACAACTGCAATTTCACTCTCATCTAATTTGGCAGGAACTACTTACGCTTGGACGGTTACTCAAAACGGAACAACCGGAGCAACAGCAGGAAGTGGCGATCAAATTAATCAATTACTCACAGCAACAACTGATGGGACAGCAACTTACATAGTAACGCCATCTTTTAATGGTTGTGCCGGAAGCCCAATTACAATTGAAGTTGACGTTTATGCCATTCCAAATCCGACTTTATCGGATGGAGCTATTTGTTTGCTTTCCGGAAATACTTCGGCTCAACCTTATGTTTTGGATACAGGTTTGAATGATTCAGACTATAGTTTTGAATGGTATTTTGAAGATGTTTTAATTCCAAATGCAAATGACAGTACGTATGAAGCTTTTCAAATTGGAGAATATGCGGTTGTGGCAACAAACCTTGTTTCCGGATGTGTTTCTCCGCTAGTAACAGCGATGGTTTCGCAATCGGTTTTGGGAGATAGTTTAGTGATTGAACAATCGGAAGCGTTTAGTGAGAATCCAACCATTACTGTAACCGTTGTGGGTGGGCAAGGTCCTTTTTACTATCAATTGGATGATTTTGGTTTTCAAACCTCGAATGTGTTTATGAATGTAGCTCCTGGTTTTCATACGATTACGGTAGTAGATGATAGTTTGTGTACTAACCTGACAGGAACGGCAACCATCATTAATTACCCAAAATTTTTCACTCCCAATGGAGATGGCTATAACGACACTTGGAATATTTCTGGTGTAGATGGTACCTCTATTATCTATATTTTTGACCGTTACGGAAAGTTACTTAAACAAATTAGCCCATTAGGAACAGGATGGGATGGAACACATAACGGACAACCGGTTTTTTCGAGTGATTATTGGTTTATAATAAATTATCCTGAAAACGGAATACCTAAAACCTTTAAATCGCATTTTAGTTTGAAGCGATAG
- the fumC gene encoding class II fumarate hydratase — MNYRIEKDTMGEVKVPADKYWGAQTERSRNNFKIGPSASMPKEIIEGFAYLKKAAAFANHDLGVLSKEKRDAIAQVCDEILAGELADQFPLVIWQTGSGTQSNMNVNEVIANRSQVLAGFNIGEGEQLVKANDDVNKSQSSNDTFPTGMHIACYKAVIEKTIPGVTQLRNTLKAKADQYMNVVKIGRTHLMDATPLTLGQEFSGYVSQLDHGLKALKNTLEHLAEVALGGTAVGTGLNTPPGYDVKVAEYIAQFTGLPFITAENKFEALAAHDAIVESHGALKMLAVSLNKIANDIRMMASGPRSGIGEILIPENEPGSSIMPGKVNPTQCEALTMVCAQVFGNDVTITVGGTQGHYELNVFKPVMASNFLQSAILIGDACVSFDEHCAQGIEPNYDRIKELVDNSLMLVTALNTKIGYYKAAEIAQTAHKNGTTLKDEAVRLGYVSPEDFDAWVKPEDMVGSLK, encoded by the coding sequence ATGAACTACCGTATCGAAAAAGACACCATGGGCGAAGTAAAAGTACCCGCCGACAAATACTGGGGAGCACAAACAGAACGTTCCCGTAACAACTTCAAAATTGGTCCATCGGCTTCTATGCCAAAAGAAATTATCGAAGGTTTTGCTTACCTAAAAAAAGCCGCCGCATTCGCAAACCACGATTTAGGCGTTTTATCCAAAGAAAAAAGAGATGCAATCGCTCAAGTTTGCGACGAAATTTTAGCCGGAGAATTAGCCGATCAATTTCCATTAGTCATTTGGCAAACCGGTTCAGGAACGCAAAGTAACATGAACGTGAACGAAGTCATCGCAAATCGTTCTCAAGTATTAGCCGGATTCAACATTGGCGAAGGCGAACAATTAGTAAAAGCCAACGACGACGTTAACAAATCACAATCTTCTAACGACACATTTCCTACCGGAATGCACATTGCGTGCTACAAAGCCGTGATTGAAAAAACCATTCCGGGTGTAACGCAACTCCGCAACACATTAAAAGCAAAAGCCGACCAATATATGAATGTTGTTAAAATTGGCCGAACGCATTTAATGGATGCCACTCCCCTAACCTTAGGTCAAGAATTTTCAGGCTATGTATCGCAATTAGACCACGGTCTAAAAGCCTTAAAAAACACCTTAGAACATCTTGCTGAAGTAGCGTTAGGCGGAACAGCCGTTGGAACCGGACTCAACACACCTCCCGGTTACGACGTAAAAGTGGCTGAATACATCGCCCAATTTACAGGTTTACCATTCATAACCGCAGAAAATAAATTTGAAGCTCTTGCCGCTCACGATGCTATCGTAGAATCACACGGAGCCTTGAAAATGTTAGCCGTTTCGTTAAACAAAATCGCCAACGATATCCGAATGATGGCATCAGGACCACGTTCGGGAATTGGCGAAATTTTAATTCCCGAAAACGAACCGGGTTCATCTATCATGCCGGGAAAAGTAAACCCAACGCAGTGCGAAGCTTTAACCATGGTTTGTGCTCAAGTGTTTGGAAACGACGTAACCATCACCGTTGGTGGCACACAAGGTCATTACGAATTAAACGTTTTCAAACCCGTTATGGCATCCAATTTCTTGCAATCAGCCATTTTAATTGGCGATGCGTGTGTTTCGTTTGACGAACATTGTGCACAAGGTATCGAACCAAATTATGACAGAATCAAAGAATTGGTAGATAATTCATTGATGTTGGTTACTGCTCTTAACACCAAAATTGGTTATTACAAAGCGGCAGAAATCGCCCAAACCGCTCATAAAAACGGAACAACTTTAAAAGACGAAGCCGTTCGTTTAGGCTATGTTTCTCCCGAAGATTTCGATGCTTGGGTAAAACCCGAAGATATGGTAGGAAGTTTAAAATAA
- a CDS encoding outer membrane beta-barrel family protein, translating into MKNFKAVLVLFFLSITTFTFAQRPEAKKIKVTGKVIEKSSSQPLEYATIVFQSVRNPEIVTGGITDPKGEFDIEIDAGNYDIRVEFISFKTVEFKARNLQANTNLGTISLTDDSTMLEGVELRAEASTVEIKLDKRVYNVGQDMMVKGGTVSDVLDNVPSVSVDVEGNVSLRGNENVRILIDGRPSNAINVTDALRLIPADAIDKVEVITNPSARYDAEGGGGILNIILKKGKNQGLNGVVTGTIGDPRNYGLTGNINYKSENFNVFATLGYSDRNSPGNSKTDSEYFNEDGTTKNFINERRTNNRLREAYNGSFGAEWFLDKTTTWINTVSYRRDNGANPDQVLFYDYDADFNFTGVRRRFNDQNNSGESVEYSSNLIKKFKKDGHQLTVDFSTSINKDDDNSYIYDVRDQITDNVQRQNRNLLQTDYVLPIGENSRFEAGYRGDFTDVTTDFEVQTFNDITNQFEIDPYSNVFEYKEYVNAFYSQFGSKISKFSYLFGLRWEDSNIDVNLISDNSFTNKRYNNFFPSAFFAYELSEKSNVTLSYSRRIQRPRGRFLNPAANLSSNINIFQGNPDLDPAMTHAVDLGYLKRWSKLTFNTSAYVNKTDDVFQFIRRESGSFVDGVAEVLTSPINLATEYRMGFEFTLNYTPYKWWRLNGNFNFFRNETIGEFNYTNTRDELVTLNLDNVATSWFARINSKVSLPYGIDWQTNATYNAPQKTAQGRNLGVISANLALSKDVLKDKGTIALNVSDIFNSRKRIFETNLTSVISSGEMQWRERQINLTFTYRFNKPKNEKERMPRRENGDDGDFMGKP; encoded by the coding sequence ATGAAAAATTTTAAAGCTGTTCTTGTACTTTTCTTTCTAAGTATAACAACATTCACTTTTGCCCAACGACCGGAGGCCAAAAAAATTAAAGTAACCGGAAAAGTAATTGAAAAATCTTCTTCGCAACCATTGGAATATGCCACAATTGTTTTTCAAAGTGTTCGTAATCCCGAAATTGTTACCGGTGGAATTACAGACCCTAAAGGTGAATTTGATATTGAAATAGATGCTGGAAATTATGACATTAGAGTCGAATTTATTTCTTTTAAAACAGTAGAATTTAAAGCTCGTAATTTACAAGCTAACACAAACTTAGGAACTATTTCTTTAACCGATGATTCAACAATGCTTGAAGGTGTTGAGCTACGAGCAGAAGCATCAACTGTAGAAATTAAATTAGACAAACGTGTTTATAACGTGGGGCAAGATATGATGGTGAAAGGTGGAACGGTTAGTGATGTGTTAGATAACGTTCCTTCCGTTTCTGTAGACGTAGAAGGAAATGTGAGTTTGAGAGGAAACGAAAATGTTAGAATTTTAATTGACGGAAGACCTTCCAATGCCATTAATGTTACCGATGCATTACGATTAATTCCGGCTGATGCCATAGACAAAGTAGAAGTAATTACCAATCCATCTGCTCGTTATGATGCTGAAGGTGGTGGTGGAATTTTGAATATCATCCTTAAAAAAGGAAAAAATCAAGGTTTAAATGGTGTAGTTACCGGAACGATTGGAGATCCTAGAAACTATGGCTTAACCGGAAACATCAACTATAAATCTGAAAATTTCAATGTATTTGCAACATTAGGCTACAGCGACAGAAATAGCCCGGGAAATTCTAAAACTGACTCAGAGTATTTTAATGAAGACGGCACTACAAAAAATTTCATTAACGAAAGAAGAACCAATAACCGATTGAGAGAAGCATACAATGGAAGCTTTGGTGCAGAATGGTTTTTAGACAAAACTACCACTTGGATTAACACCGTTTCATATAGAAGAGATAATGGTGCAAATCCAGACCAAGTTTTATTTTATGATTATGATGCCGATTTTAATTTTACTGGTGTTCGTCGTCGTTTTAATGACCAAAATAATAGCGGAGAAAGTGTAGAATATTCATCCAATTTAATCAAAAAATTCAAAAAAGATGGTCATCAATTAACAGTTGACTTTTCAACTTCAATTAATAAAGATGATGATAACTCCTATATATATGATGTTAGAGACCAAATAACGGATAATGTTCAACGTCAAAACAGAAATCTTTTACAAACAGATTATGTTTTGCCTATTGGAGAAAACTCACGTTTTGAAGCCGGATATAGAGGAGATTTTACCGATGTTACTACCGATTTTGAGGTTCAAACATTTAACGATATTACCAATCAATTTGAAATAGACCCCTATTCCAATGTTTTTGAATACAAAGAATATGTAAATGCCTTTTATTCTCAATTTGGTTCAAAAATTAGTAAATTTTCTTATCTTTTTGGTTTGCGTTGGGAAGATTCAAACATTGATGTTAATCTAATTTCTGATAATTCATTTACAAACAAACGCTACAACAACTTTTTCCCAAGTGCATTTTTTGCTTATGAACTTTCAGAGAAAAGTAACGTAACATTAAGTTATAGTAGAAGAATCCAACGTCCACGGGGTCGGTTTTTAAATCCAGCCGCCAATTTATCAAGTAATATTAATATTTTTCAAGGTAACCCGGATTTAGACCCTGCTATGACTCATGCGGTAGATTTAGGCTATTTGAAAAGATGGAGTAAATTAACCTTTAACACTTCTGCCTATGTTAACAAAACAGACGATGTATTTCAATTCATACGAAGAGAGTCTGGTAGTTTTGTAGATGGCGTTGCCGAAGTACTCACAAGTCCCATCAATCTTGCCACAGAATACCGCATGGGTTTTGAATTTACATTAAACTACACACCTTATAAATGGTGGAGATTAAATGGAAATTTCAATTTCTTTAGAAATGAAACTATAGGTGAGTTTAATTACACAAACACTCGTGACGAATTGGTTACTCTAAATTTAGATAACGTTGCTACAAGTTGGTTTGCAAGAATAAATTCAAAAGTTTCTCTTCCATACGGAATAGATTGGCAAACAAATGCCACCTACAATGCTCCACAAAAAACTGCTCAAGGAAGAAACTTAGGTGTTATAAGTGCAAATTTAGCCTTGAGTAAAGACGTGTTGAAAGATAAAGGAACAATAGCTCTTAACGTAAGTGATATTTTTAATTCCAGAAAAAGAATTTTTGAAACTAATCTAACAAGTGTCATCTCATCCGGAGAAATGCAATGGAGAGAAAGACAAATTAACCTCACCTTTACCTACCGTTTCAATAAACCGAAAAACGAAAAAGAAAGAATGCCTCGAAGAGAAAATGGCGATGACGGTGATTTCATGGGAAAACCATAA
- the arsC gene encoding arsenate reductase (glutaredoxin) (This arsenate reductase requires both glutathione and glutaredoxin to convert arsenate to arsenite, after which the efflux transporter formed by ArsA and ArsB can extrude the arsenite from the cell, providing resistance.): protein MIKILHNPRCGKSREGIAILEEIGEPFEIVKYLDNPLNEKELSLLIKELKCAPMDLVRQKEKIWIEQFKGKSLSDAEIIKAIAKNPILMERPIVITKNKAVIGRPPQKIIKFLKK from the coding sequence ATGATAAAAATTCTACACAATCCAAGATGTGGCAAATCAAGAGAAGGAATTGCCATACTAGAAGAAATTGGAGAACCATTTGAAATTGTTAAATACTTAGACAATCCATTAAACGAAAAAGAATTAAGTTTGCTCATAAAAGAACTAAAATGTGCTCCAATGGATTTGGTTAGACAAAAAGAAAAGATTTGGATAGAACAATTCAAAGGCAAAAGTCTTTCTGATGCTGAAATAATAAAAGCCATTGCAAAAAATCCTATTTTAATGGAAAGACCAATTGTTATCACTAAAAACAAAGCTGTTATTGGTCGTCCGCCTCAAAAAATCATTAAGTTTCTTAAGAAATAG
- a CDS encoding CPBP family intramembrane glutamic endopeptidase, whose translation MYIDQINNKKFNFILYLPIPLVFLGLIVVNFFATKDVNVEDIMQEMIETFGRNLTFAIAVGQLAICLVILLFWVKFIHGQSIRSLTTSRKKIDWKRIFFSFTIWGIFVAISTLILYFLSPENFQINFDPVKFLPFLIIAILLIPLQTSFEEYFFRGYLMQGIGVVTKSRLIPLIITSVTFGLMHIANPEVGKLGPIIMVYYIGSGFFMGIMTLMDEGLELALGFHAANNLIGALLVTADWTAFQTHSILKDVSEPSAGFDVLFPVLVIFPILLFIFGRKYKWTNWKEKLTGKVYEYSPEIENINTIGNDNE comes from the coding sequence ATGTATATCGATCAAATTAATAATAAAAAATTTAATTTTATTCTATATCTCCCAATTCCGTTAGTGTTTTTGGGATTAATTGTTGTGAATTTTTTTGCCACAAAAGATGTGAATGTGGAAGATATTATGCAAGAAATGATAGAAACATTTGGAAGAAATCTAACATTTGCTATTGCCGTTGGACAGCTTGCAATATGTCTTGTTATTTTGCTTTTTTGGGTAAAATTCATTCACGGTCAAAGTATTAGAAGTTTAACTACTTCCAGAAAAAAGATTGATTGGAAAAGGATATTTTTTTCGTTTACTATTTGGGGAATTTTCGTAGCTATTTCAACGCTAATTCTCTATTTTCTTTCTCCTGAAAATTTTCAAATCAATTTTGATCCGGTTAAATTTTTACCGTTTCTGATAATCGCTATTTTATTAATTCCGTTGCAAACCAGTTTTGAAGAATATTTCTTTAGAGGCTACCTCATGCAAGGAATTGGAGTAGTAACTAAGAGCAGATTAATTCCGTTAATTATTACTTCAGTAACGTTCGGATTGATGCACATCGCTAATCCGGAAGTGGGTAAATTAGGACCAATCATTATGGTTTATTACATCGGAAGTGGATTTTTTATGGGAATTATGACTTTGATGGATGAAGGATTAGAACTCGCTCTCGGATTTCATGCAGCCAACAACTTAATAGGAGCACTTTTGGTAACCGCAGATTGGACAGCATTTCAAACGCATTCAATTCTAAAAGACGTTTCCGAACCTTCTGCCGGCTTTGATGTTTTGTTTCCGGTTTTGGTTATTTTTCCGATTCTTTTGTTTATTTTTGGTAGGAAATATAAGTGGACAAATTGGAAGGAAAAACTCACCGGAAAAGTCTACGAATATAGTCCTGAAATAGAAAACATTAATACGATTGGAAATGATAATGAATAG
- a CDS encoding AMP-binding protein, with protein sequence MNSTDITYHNVHNRFKLNGFHLDRDELCMSAYSFIKEGEDFEKPVGDFLLDWFDDKSYIEMNTSGSTGTPKLIKVDKQAMVRSALATGDFFDLKPGDKVLHCLPANYVAGKMMLIRGFILGLEIDFVAPSSHPLAKIDHDYDFAALVPMQAQYSLDKLKHIKKIIIGGAKITKPLEQKLLKIKTSEIYETYGMTETITHIAARKIGEDAFTVFPNVMLSMDEKNCLLIKAPSVSPEIIVTNDFVEMVSENKFIWLGRYDNVVNSGGIKLIPEQIEEKLATRIPGRYFVIGLPDPVLGEKLVLIVEGEPIEIDQSVFDVLNKYERPREIHFVKNFEETPTGKIIRKETLGKFMS encoded by the coding sequence ATGAATAGCACCGACATAACGTATCACAACGTTCACAATAGATTTAAATTGAACGGATTTCACTTAGACAGAGATGAACTTTGTATGTCTGCCTATAGTTTTATTAAAGAAGGCGAAGATTTTGAAAAACCTGTTGGCGATTTTTTACTCGATTGGTTTGATGACAAAAGTTACATCGAAATGAACACATCCGGCTCAACCGGAACACCTAAATTAATTAAAGTTGACAAGCAAGCGATGGTTCGTTCTGCTTTGGCAACCGGCGATTTTTTTGATTTAAAACCAGGCGATAAAGTGTTACATTGTTTACCAGCCAATTATGTTGCCGGAAAAATGATGTTGATTCGTGGTTTTATTTTAGGGTTAGAAATCGATTTTGTGGCACCTAGTTCTCATCCGTTAGCAAAAATTGACCATGATTACGATTTTGCGGCTTTAGTTCCAATGCAAGCTCAATATTCGTTGGATAAATTAAAACACATCAAAAAAATAATTATTGGTGGTGCTAAAATTACAAAACCATTAGAACAAAAATTACTGAAAATTAAAACATCAGAAATTTATGAAACGTATGGTATGACCGAAACCATCACGCATATTGCTGCACGAAAAATAGGGGAGGATGCCTTTACTGTTTTTCCTAATGTGATGCTCTCGATGGATGAAAAAAACTGTTTATTGATAAAAGCTCCGTCAGTTTCTCCGGAAATTATTGTGACTAATGATTTTGTGGAAATGGTTTCTGAAAATAAATTTATTTGGTTGGGAAGATATGATAATGTTGTGAATAGCGGTGGAATCAAGTTAATTCCCGAGCAAATTGAAGAAAAACTCGCTACTCGAATTCCGGGACGCTATTTTGTAATTGGTTTACCTGATCCAGTTTTAGGAGAAAAATTAGTCCTAATAGTTGAAGGAGAGCCTATCGAAATTGATCAATCTGTTTTTGATGTTTTAAATAAATACGAAAGACCAAGAGAAATTCATTTTGTCAAGAATTTTGAAGAAACTCCAACGGGTAAAATTATTCGGAAGGAGACGTTGGGGAAGTTTATGAGTTAG